The following coding sequences lie in one Eubacterium ventriosum genomic window:
- a CDS encoding aminotransferase class I/II-fold pyridoxal phosphate-dependent enzyme, producing the protein MRDPLSKVTKEIKPSGIRKFFDIVSEMKDAISLGVGEPDFDTPWHIREEGIYSLEKGRTFYTSNSGLKELKMEVCNYLKRKLDVDYDYNGEVMITVGGSEAIDIAMRAMLDPGDEVLIPQPSYVSYVPCVELTHAVPVIIELKEENEFRLTKEEVLEKITDKTKILVLPFPNNPTGSIMERKDLEDIAQVCIEKDIFVLSDEIYSELSYKEDHVSIACIPGMKERTVLINGFSKAYAMTGWRLGYACAPKVIMDQMVKIHQFAIMCAPTTSQYAAVEALRNGDDDVARMKESYNQRRNYLVHELRDMGLDCFEPYGAFYVFPSIKKFGLTSEEFATRLLEEEKVAVVPGTAFGDCGEGFLRISYAYSLDDLKLALGRVRKFVERLEQK; encoded by the coding sequence ATGAGAGATCCATTATCAAAAGTAACAAAGGAAATTAAACCATCAGGTATTAGAAAGTTTTTTGACATTGTAAGCGAGATGAAAGATGCTATTTCACTTGGCGTAGGTGAGCCTGATTTCGATACCCCTTGGCATATTAGAGAAGAGGGGATATATAGTCTTGAGAAAGGACGTACTTTTTATACATCTAACTCAGGTCTTAAAGAGTTAAAGATGGAGGTATGCAATTACCTTAAAAGAAAATTAGATGTAGATTATGATTATAACGGCGAAGTAATGATTACTGTAGGTGGTAGTGAGGCCATTGATATTGCGATGAGAGCAATGCTTGATCCGGGTGATGAAGTTTTGATTCCACAGCCAAGCTACGTTTCATATGTTCCATGTGTTGAATTAACACATGCTGTTCCTGTCATTATTGAATTAAAGGAAGAGAACGAATTTCGTTTAACTAAGGAAGAAGTTTTAGAAAAGATAACTGACAAAACTAAGATTTTGGTTTTACCTTTCCCTAATAATCCAACAGGTTCTATTATGGAAAGAAAGGATTTGGAAGATATTGCTCAGGTTTGTATAGAAAAAGATATTTTTGTATTATCTGATGAAATTTATTCTGAATTATCTTACAAGGAAGACCATGTTTCAATAGCATGTATTCCGGGAATGAAGGAAAGAACAGTTTTGATTAACGGTTTTTCAAAGGCTTATGCAATGACAGGTTGGAGACTTGGTTATGCGTGTGCGCCAAAGGTTATTATGGATCAGATGGTTAAAATCCATCAGTTTGCAATTATGTGTGCACCTACAACAAGCCAGTATGCTGCAGTTGAAGCATTAAGAAACGGTGATGATGATGTGGCAAGAATGAAGGAGTCATACAATCAGAGAAGAAATTATCTTGTTCACGAATTAAGAGATATGGGACTTGATTGTTTTGAACCATATGGAGCATTCTATGTATTCCCAAGCATTAAGAAGTTTGGACTCACATCAGAAGAGTTTGCTACAAGATTGCTAGAGGAAGAAAAGGTTGCCGTAGTTCCGGGAACAGCTTTCGGTGATTGCGGAGAAGGTTTTCTTAGAATATCATATGCATATTCACTTGATGATCTTAAGCTTGCCCTTGGCAGAGTTAGAAAGTTTGTTGAAAGACTGGAGCAGAAGTAG
- a CDS encoding Lrp/AsnC family transcriptional regulator, which produces MREEILRLIEKNSRIDIHEMAILLGAKEAEVASAIADMENEGVICGYYTLIDWDKTNDEKVTALIEVRVTPQRGSGFDEIAERIYKFEEVKAVYLMSGGFDFTVILEEKTMKEIAQFVSSKLSTLDSILNTATHFVLKKYKDYGMILDEKEKDERMLVTP; this is translated from the coding sequence ATGAGAGAAGAGATTTTACGTTTAATTGAAAAAAATAGCAGAATTGACATTCATGAAATGGCGATTCTTTTAGGAGCGAAGGAGGCGGAAGTTGCCAGCGCCATAGCGGATATGGAAAATGAAGGTGTAATATGTGGATATTACACACTTATTGATTGGGATAAAACTAACGATGAAAAAGTAACAGCATTAATCGAAGTTCGTGTTACACCACAGCGTGGAAGCGGATTTGATGAAATTGCAGAGAGAATATATAAATTTGAAGAAGTTAAGGCAGTTTATCTTATGTCAGGTGGTTTTGACTTTACAGTTATACTTGAAGAAAAAACAATGAAAGAGATAGCCCAGTTTGTATCAAGTAAGCTTTCTACTTTAGATTCAATTTTGAATACAGCAACACATTTTGTATTGAAGAAGTATAAAGACTACGGAATGATTTTAGATGAAAAAGAAAAAGATGAAAGGATGTTAGTGACACCATAA
- a CDS encoding tRNA (cytidine(34)-2'-O)-methyltransferase → MNVILLEPEIPQNTGNIGRTCCATGTKLHLIEPMGFRINEKNLKRAGMDYWDDLDVTIYDSFKDFMDQHPGIKIWMATTKAPHRYTDVEFGPDDYIMFGKESAGIPEEILVDNEDTCIRIPMNPEIRSLNLANSVAIVLYEALRQNDFHGMQMEGHLHRLQWKE, encoded by the coding sequence ATGAATGTTATATTATTAGAGCCTGAGATCCCACAGAACACAGGTAACATAGGACGAACATGTTGTGCAACAGGTACAAAGCTTCATCTTATTGAACCTATGGGATTTAGAATAAATGAGAAGAATCTTAAGCGTGCAGGAATGGACTATTGGGATGATTTGGACGTGACTATTTATGATAGTTTCAAAGATTTTATGGATCAGCATCCGGGAATAAAGATTTGGATGGCTACAACTAAGGCTCCACACAGATATACAGATGTAGAGTTTGGACCGGATGATTATATAATGTTTGGAAAAGAAAGCGCAGGAATACCGGAGGAGATTTTGGTAGATAATGAAGATACATGTATTAGAATCCCAATGAATCCGGAGATTAGATCATTAAATCTTGCCAATTCAGTTGCAATTGTACTTTATGAGGCATTAAGACAGAATGATTTCCATGGAATGCAGATGGAAGGTCACCTTCACAGACTGCAGTGGAAGGAATAA